Sequence from the Alosa sapidissima isolate fAloSap1 chromosome 21, fAloSap1.pri, whole genome shotgun sequence genome:
GTAACTAAAACTTATACTTCAAGTCACATTCTATGAACAAAAAAGTTTGccttggttggttggttgagtTCCATAATCTATGATGGATCGCTAGCTCGCTGCGAGAACAGCCTCATGTGCTTTTTATTACATTGTCGCAACTCATTCGATGGAATCACTGAAATTGTTACACTTACTTATATGGTATATTTAGTCTATGAAAGAAGTGTGCTGGGGATTTTGAGAGAATCTACTCGTTTAACTTTTAATTTCCCTTCCGTATTTGGCCGTGAGCTGGTATGTCCTGTCGTCTCCGCCCTCTTCTCCTTGCCTAGCCTATTCACCGTGCTGTGCTTTGTGATTTTTTGGTATCTACCCAGTCATGGAGGAGGAGTAGCCTACCTTTCAGTTCTAGGCCCAAGCCTTAAGTTAAATCTCAGCTTTGGTCTCCTTTTGACCCACTTTTTGACACGGATTCGAAAAAGCCTACCACAAAACTACTGCTTGTCACCACACATTGGTTAGCGTGTGCAAAGTAGGCTACGCAGTTTACGCAGAAAAACATTGTGGCCTACGTCCAATGAGTTTTGTTTACATCCGCGTCATCGAAAATGCTTTCAGTAGGGCTTTCTTGTTCCCGTTTATCTGACTTGAACACAGCCATGCCTCATAGGATAAGACTTCAGTTGCGTAAATATTCTGGCAAACagtttttgaaaatacaaaaaaaaaaagaaactcagcagaagtatatatatatttttatcacACCGTCCTCAGATTAATGCATGGTAAAAATACCAAAAAATAATGGTGCCCACATGATCAACAGGCAATTTTGAAACTcgagcacacaaacaaatattcCGACACTATTATAGTACTAAAATCAGATCACTGCATCGATTTTCTGAGAGCGTGGGAAATTTAGTTGAAATTGGTTGATTTGATATGGAATGACCCTTCACGGGCTCCAGAACCGCATTCTTGTAAAAGGCCTCACAATCCCTGCAGACACCCTACTTGTAGACTCCCCTAGTGAGCACTTAATGATGAAGAAAAGCCATGCCAACCCAACCCTTGTGTAGACCCACTTTCCATCccactgtttgtctgtctgtcttgggCTTCCCTGACAGGGCTCGTAGTCAGGGGCCATTGGCGAGGCATTGTGGCGTGTTGTTTGTCAAAACTGAAGTGACCTGATTTACTCAAATGAATCAGAGGCTGTGCTGATTTGCATGAAAGAACAGCTTGTGTAGCTACAATGAATGCatagtttatttttctgttttttttaatttttttaattttttttttaaagaatatcTTACTGAGTCACTTCTGATTGCCCAGACATATGAATCTATCCTCAGTGTCTTTGGACcaatgtttacgtgtgtgtgtgtgtgtgtgtgtgtgtgtgtgcgcgcgtgtgtgtgtgcgcgtgcgtgcgcacacatgtttgtgtttgtgtatgcattcTACAGGCATCATGTCTGTGCAGTTCAGCACCCTGCCTCCTGTCCAGCTGCTGCCCAGCAGCATACAACTCCACCGTCAGCCGTCTGGCATTCTCCTTCTTCCTGCTCCTGGGCACCATGGTGTCCGTCATCATGATCCTACCTGGCATGGAGACCCAACTGAAAAAGGTGCCCTGTCTGTGGAAGTGTTAAGCACCTGAGTAGAGTGGAGCTGTTAAATCTAATGTAACTTTATATGTCAAATTTTAACTTGCGTAACACCCCTGAGCAGGGTGTAGTTTTACTTTACAGGCTTATGGTATTTCAGAGGAGGCCTCCCTTTATTTCACAGAATGTATTGTAAATCAGTGTAGCCTATCttttgttatttaaaaaaaaaaaaaaaacagaaaaaactgGCAAACACTTTAAAATAGTGGAAATATGGATTGAGTGGCTGTACTGTCCCCCTTTTTCAAATCCCTGAGCTAGATTCTATGACTCGGATCACATAGCCAAGTACTGAGTATCCACGCTTTTGGGGAAGCTGAAGTTGTAGCTCAGCATGCATAGAACTGCCCTTTGAGAAAGTGCCTTCCTCTTTCAGCAGTCGCCTCATTCATCATTAATCAATAAAAGTTGCATGGGAAATTGCATGTTGTTCACTAGTAGTGATTCTAAATCAAGAGTTATTCATTACTTCACAATGATTTTTTTATGAAGCAACACATACCAGGTCTTGCATAGTGCAGATTGCATAACACTGGCAAATATTAGGTAATAGAAACTCCAGAATTATTTAGTGCAGCTCTCTCAGTTTATTTATctcattggtttgtttgtttgtttgtatttgtttgtttgtttgtttgtttggtccTTCCCTCTCTCAGATTCCTGGGTTCTGTGTCGGCGGCACCTCAATACCTGGCCTGGAGAACAAAATCCAATGTGACATCATCGTCGGCTACAAATCAGTGTACCGCATGTGTTTTGCCATGGCctgcttcttcttcctcttctccatcATCATGATCCGGGTGCGCAGCAGCAAGGACCCGCGAGCCTCCATTCAGAATGGGTAGGACATGCAGGAGTCTCAGTGTTGCTTACAGGAGGGGGCCATCTGCTGGTGGGAGTGTGGCAGGCACTGCATTTGTTTTTGTaggattgttttttttcaagtgtgtgtgtgtgtgtgtgtgtgtgtgtgtgtgtgtgtgtgtgtgtgtgtgtgtgtgtgagtatatatacaaatacagtagatgtgtattgtgtgttaaCATGCATCAATTGTGAATTTCAGATTCTGGTTCTTCAAGTTCCTGTTGCTGGTGGGGCTCACTGTAGGGGCTTTCTTCATTCCTGATGGAACTTTCACCACAGGTACTACAGACAGTTCTCCTACTTCTTGGCTCTCATTTCAGACCTGCAGAGTTCAGAAGATCCCTTTGAGAGACTTCTGCTGTCTTTGATGTGTCAGAAGAATTActctgtgttttaattctagcccttctctctctctctctcactcactctctaccccccccccccccccacacacacctgacagtgTGGTACTACTTTGGTGTAGTGGGCTCATTTATCTTCATCCTCATCCAGCTCATTCTGCTGGTGGACTTTGCTCACACCTGGAACCAGAACTGGGTGGAGAACGCTGAGAACGGCAATAGCAAGTGCTGGTATGCAGGTACAGTGAAACAGTGAAAGTCCTACTTCATTTACAGTCATTCATTTAGACAAGATAAGTTTATTTATGTAGAACATTTAATTCATACAAGGAGGCAATTCCATGTGCTTTGCAAATAAATAATGTTTAAATTATGTTTAAAGGAAAGTtgaatacatttaaataaagtAATTTAAAGAAGACACATGAAATAGAAAAATGCATACAATGAAACAAGTTACAATGCCGGACACAGTGACAATACAGGACACAGTGCATAGGCATGTAAATATACATTATCTGTACATGTAAGGTTGGGACAGCATGTGTGCATCATATGGATCAAAACTACAACTTCATATtgttggcacacacacaacttgaATACTGCAGTGAGGCCAAGAAATGTACACTGTTGGATTTGATCTTCAGCCAATGTCTGATAGAATAACAAAACACTCACTTGTTTGACCTGCATTATCTTAGATgctttgttatgtttttttgttttgtttttttaacctaGAAGGTAATTCAGGGACAGGTGGCCTTGTGCCTATGATGTAATCTTTAGAAATCCCAGCTATGGCTGCATTTATGAGAAAATCATGACCTTGGCTGGAGTTTGTCTGAGTCAGATATTTTACTGCAGTCTTCCCTGAAAGACTAATGgatgttgcttttattttattatattttattatgcaAGACCTGGACATAGTCTTGAAGGGCAACACATATTCCTTCATCATGACCCAGATAAATTAATGTGTTCACTGAAGAGAGGGAATAATACTTTGGATGTTGAAGGAAAGGATGAAGAAATGGGGAGCCAGAAAGAGAACAAATGATTAAATATAATGCAGAGAAAAAAGATGAGAAGAGTTCTGTGATTTCTTACTAACATGAAGGTTTTGAAAGAAGGGGGTAGAAATTATTGAATAATGCAGAGACAGAATTCAATTCATTTAAGTTTGATTGAATTTATTTTTAAGGCTCTGTACAGATCCCAGAATCTGAACATCTTAGAGCAAGTGCTGAGGCGATGGAGACAAGACACAGCtccccttttttattttttggggggctttttgccttttatATCGATAGGACAGTGGTGAGAGACAGGAACgagtggaagagagggagagatggggtggggtcaGGACATAACCGCAGGCCGGAATCAAACCTGGGTCCCCATGGGCACTGAGACCCACACATGGTGCGGTGCTGCCTCTTGCACCATAGCTCCCCCCTTAACAGAGGGAAACACTGGGCAGAACCTAGCTAGAAGAAGAGAAGATCtgtgtgacacgagttacgGTGTTTTACTGCATATTTCCTGTCGGTGTTTGTTGGTAGAGAACCCATTATAAGTGTAGGGGGGGGTGAGTTTGGGATGCCACGCCAGACACCACCGTTGTGCCTTGTGGAGGTGCCTAATTCAGTGAAACACTGATGAAGAAAGGTGCCTGCTTGACAAATGCAAGCTGATGTTTTTTGCCCACAAAGGTTGCTTTTATTGGTGATTTTGTTTTAGATGGTAAATAGGCTTTGTTGTTGATGTGGGTAACCTCCAACCTATAGTTCTAGGAATGGAACACCTCTCCTGTGTCCACCTAATCTAAAATATATCGTCTTTATCACAGCTCTGCTCACCTTCACGTTCCTGTTCTACGGCCTGGCGTTTGCTGCAGTCGTGCTGTTCTATGTGTACTACACCCAGACTGACGACTGTGCCACACACAAGACCTTCATCAGTCTCAACCTCATCTTTAGCATTGTGGTGTCGATTGTGGCCATCTTGCCCAAAGTGCAGGTTTGTTAATGCAGGATGGATGCACCTCAGTACTCAtatttagtcaagtcaagtgaatttatttgtatagcacattcaaaaacaacagagttgacccaaagtgcttcacaattTGTGAGGTTAGGCATGACAATAATAACATAGATACATAGACCAAACATTTGAGGAACAAGGAGTTCATATTTGAAAGCAGGGGATGCAGGGCATGAGAAGGGAAGCAATGTAACAGAGTATGGCTCAAATGAAGGGTGATCCATACAAAATAAGGTAAACACAAAGGTATATAACATAAGTAGGATATGAATAAGTAATAAGTAGGATAAGAAAATCAAAAtaaagtcacactttttttcatagtttggcagGTCCTGCGACTTAGTCAGGTGTGACCTTATATATTGAACATGTTCttaaatgttaattcatattaactgacatgaaccctacatgaaacattaccgtctacagccgcgagaaagcgatctaagtataagtatatatacttttttgatcccgtgagggaaatttggtctctgcatttaacccaatcggtgaattagtgaaacacaaacagcacacagtgaggtgaagcacacacactaatcccggcgcagtgagctgcctgctacaacagcggcgctcggggagcagtgaggggttaggtgtcttgctcaagggcacttcagccacggcccactggtcggggctcgaaccggcaaccctccggttacaagtccagagtgctaaccagtgggccacggctgtccACTTCtatctgtgcactttcagtcagagattagtgcttgcactatgcctgaaacacacatgcatacctaAATCCTCAAGTTATGGccaggattctatttatagccgggcctcaaATTCGGACAAATAAAGACCTGTAATAGTTGTCTacattgtttcaatttaactcataaaagagctcttcttaatattttatattgttggttggtttaatattgttgccaatgaaaagtcgatgtcctacaccatgggtctccaacacgtcgctctcaagctaccagtcacTTGCCTTCCGTTTCtaagcttgccagaggctgcagtagcctacatttaaacaacTGTTGCTGCTATGCATTCCAGCCTACAAATttgataaaaaagtaaatcatgcataattaaaaaaaacaaaaacatttaggCTATCGTAGACCTATTTGGCTATACGCAATAAGGTTTTCATTacagcacagcgcacgttccatgaatgaatgaaagcggatgccttgtctcgcaataagcgaatggaaatcccgacactctttcaactacatgaaacttaatagtgaaccatcaaataccccacagatttcagtggccatcagtcccaacatttgacaatataatcaaacagtccaaacgtaaattaaatctcaaaCCAAACCGAACATCTTTTGCTTTTGCCTACTGTTATGCCGCTCCAAGCAAAAGTATGTCTCACAAAAGAACACACCacataagaaataaaggcctgcctcgaatacaagcttgccccaaataaaggtgctgtgctttgcgctgcctaagtaaataaaatttgaggattttatgatagtctgtctcctaaacattcctcacccgttatccagacatgcatgaaaacatttgaaaaacaaaactcaCAGCCGGTTATTTTGTGAATGATGAATTTCTCTTCTGCATTGTCCTAACCGGCATTGCAATAATGTTTACATAGATACACTGTAAGGTGGGCTGCAAAGATTATGCAGACTGTTACGATTGACTGACACTGCACGCGCGCACATTATCGAAATTATATGCCGGACGCTTTAGGCTAGTCATTCTACAGTACATGGGTTTAGTTAATGATCGGGCTATAATAAGACCAAACTCATATTTCAgccccgcaactctagccatcgtAATGCAAGATATTCCcgcacacattttacagcgctgtcAGATAacattaatctaataatggagcggcgtGAATTcgggactattgactggacggaccaactgacttcaattgaacgtATGCAGAGGCACAAACGCGCGGAGGACCACTTAAAGGGTGCccctctctcagcaggattttTCACCGCTGAAGCCAAATTttgtggcagccgtggcctactggttagcgcttcagacttgtaaccggagggttgccagttcgaaccccgaccagaggcacggctgaagtgcccttgagcaaggcacctaatccctcactgctccccgagcaccgctgttgttgcaggcagctcactgcgccgggattagtgtgtgcttcacctcattgtgtgttcactgtgtgctgagtgtgtttcactaattcacagattgggataaatgcagagaccaaatttccctcatgggatcgaaagagtatatatacttatactatatatacttatatatgacAGCCTAGAGTGGCCATGAGACGTGAGGGATatatcgcccaaaatgcttgattgcagtGCAtgctccacatttttagctaaattttgatgtaccacatcagcatttttgttcagtgaatcttttataaattgctttacaattagcgtCGGGCCCTATTGGCAGCCTCAGCTGGCAGCCATTCACCCCTTCCTCATGTTCTTTTaaaatctttttctctctcgttctccgtTCTCGGAGGTAGCCTCCTGAAAATTTGCTCTGTTGCCGGCTTGTGCCTCCATGTCGCCCCCAAAATGCTTGAtggcattgcattctccacatttttagcaaaattttcatgtaccacatcagcattttttttctgtgaatcttttgtaaattgctgtACAGTTACCGTCGGGCCTTATTGCCTCAGCTTGCCACCATTCACtacttcgtcttcattaacattatggtagaatatctcaatatttttggcttctatgtgtccagttacatagtctgtctgttcttggattttgtgaaataaatttctaaataaatgcgacttacaGTATAGTCCGGtgtgacatatatatatatatatatatatatatatacatatatatatatatatatatatatatatatatatatatatatatatatatatatatgtatgttttttttcctcttcatgacgcatttttgactgatgcgacttatactccggagcgacttcttatagtccggaaaatacggtaaataAAATAGACATATATTATTTAATGTAAAAGACAAAATCAggtaaagaaagaaataaaacactttaaaaaaaaggcaaagataaaaatacataaaagaaaataagttaaaagtcaaataaataaaataaattaaacctCAAATAAAACCTCTATAACCAATATAACTAACGTCTaagaagagaggggcgattaaagcagaatgatattgcattttcattttttactgggtgtaaatcacaaatgagtgattatgggctaggttgatgtgggcccttgagaccaacataccataaaaaattcttcatcctcggtgccacggttcgggtagttatttaggaaaaactgcattttttgcagTTCAGGGGGCCCAGTGCGGGGGGgcagtggcccccggggaccaaacaaaattcCCAGGTatcattgaccaaaaattcaggaagtagatgacgggggacgACGACGACTTTCACAATCACTATATGAatgcttcgctagcggcggtcataataatcaaAGCTAATTCAGATTACATTAATTCATATGGCTTTGTAGCCTAGGCTTGTGGATTTATGtattatatttgtgtgtatattgtttgattatttatttgtgtgtgtgtgtgtgtgtgtgtgtgtgtgcaccttcaGGAAGCTCAGCCCAGTTCCGGTCTACTCCAATCCTCCCTGATCTCCCTCTACACCATGTATCTGACCTGGTCAGCCATGACCAACAACCCCAGTAAGTCACCGGTCAATATGTTGTATGCCCGATTAACCCACAGATCCAAGTTACGGTCAACTGAGAAAAAACTATGTCCAAGTGCACTTACCAGAAGAACGTGATTGAAAATTCAAAATCTAATAACCCGTCTTTggaaatgatttcattttatATAATTTTACACCAAAGCATATTGTGTTATTTCGTGTGGtgcaacaaacaacaaatccTGAACATGTCAGACCTGGTTCATTCTCTGTTGACaatatgtattgtatgtgtatttgtatatgtatgtatgtatgtatgtgcattagTATGATAttatgtgatatatatatatatatatatatatatatatataatatatgacaCTAAACCatattaccgtattttccggactataagttgcactttttttcatagtttggttggtcctgcgactcaggtgcaacacatatatatttatatatatgttttttttttcctcttcatgacacattttttgactggtgcgacttatactccggtgcgacttatagtccgaaAAATACGGTATAATGAATAGTTATTACCGTATATAATAATGCATATTAATCTGGTATTTCTACTCTGTGTAGACCGTAACTGTAACCCAAGTCTTCTGAGTATCGTCTCCAACTCCGCCACCCCCAGTCCTACTGTGCCCCCTGGGCAAGTTCAGTGGTGGGACGCACAAAGCATTGTGGGATTGGTCATCTTCATCCTCTGCACTCTGTATGCAAGGTATGAGCTGACCGAGAAGTCTGTCATAGTCCACGTCTAAATAATGTCCTTGGCGGACATGTTCCTGATCCTACAGTGCTGTTTTATG
This genomic interval carries:
- the LOC121695608 gene encoding serine incorporator 1-like produces the protein MGACLALCSIANCASCLCSSAPCLLSSCCPAAYNSTVSRLAFSFFLLLGTMVSVIMILPGMETQLKKIPGFCVGGTSIPGLENKIQCDIIVGYKSVYRMCFAMACFFFLFSIIMIRVRSSKDPRASIQNGFWFFKFLLLVGLTVGAFFIPDGTFTTVWYYFGVVGSFIFILIQLILLVDFAHTWNQNWVENAENGNSKCWYAALLTFTFLFYGLAFAAVVLFYVYYTQTDDCATHKTFISLNLIFSIVVSIVAILPKVQEAQPSSGLLQSSLISLYTMYLTWSAMTNNPNRNCNPSLLSIVSNSATPSPTVPPGQVQWWDAQSIVGLVIFILCTLYASIRSSNNSQVNKLMRTEETEGLAASDAEAMGDDGVRRAVDNEEDSVTYSYSFFHFSLFLASLYIMMTLTNWYQ